The Crassostrea angulata isolate pt1a10 chromosome 1, ASM2561291v2, whole genome shotgun sequence nucleotide sequence CTCATTTATATGTTCCAGTATATCACAGACAACTTAACACTAGACCTAAAGATGTATCTTTTAACAATATGATCGGTTTTTTAGTTGACAATTGAGGGTGTTCTCGGTAAACAGAGGGTTGCTCTTGATGAGATCATGATCAAACCAGGCAGTTGTGGTAAGTTATGCaagaacagagagagagagagagagagagagagagagagagagagagagagagagaaaacaatttatttgtaaaacagGAAATGTCATAAGATTTCAATTAAGATTGAGAGTTATATAGAgagttttattacctaatcaaagggattttgttgttttattacaaattaaatatttgcgtcaattttgatttttgaactgccggtcaatagactgcgatttattagaccgccggtcaatagactgcgatcaattggaccggcaacgtatttcagaacgcgggtatattaatgttacatcctttcgatagttctcagggaatgtatatttctttacatagacgctgttttcAATACTtagtgaaaccaaattcaatgttatcaaaaatggagtatcatattatataaatagtgcctgtttgggagggtaacagttgaaattgacaccccgagaaaaccattgtcaaccgacgcgaagcggaggttgacaatggttttcgaggggtgtcaatttcaactgttatcctcccaaacaggcactatttattttgttatactgaatgtcttttttaaaatttttaagaaaatttaactgctattacataggaataacgtgaattctacagcgaaccgtacgcgcataattttcgcgcatgtaacattttttaatattacccgttgccaagtgcgttgctaacgctgagggtaatagtaaatattattaactgcgtcttaaccaatcatatttcagtatttaacatgaaagtataacaaaatctaaagcttTATATAAAGTAAAAGACTTAAGTAAAAAATCTAATTGGTTGAAGACTctcccttctttgtgtaaactaatattaaatagagatgttgtaatgcatgcaacaggttttgtgcatgtaaaagatgaaaaaaaagatcTGAGTATATaacataatggcacgaaaaccatctgcaatatgcaaattgtaaaccccgaaagctaaaaaaggaattaggtaataaaacaactatttaatgcttgaacagtcaatagaccagaattttttcccttggtggcctcgggcaatagatcgtactgagctgttccctgcacctcgggaaaaatattctggtctattgaccgttcaagcattaaataattgtataatatatatatatatagagagagaacaatttttgtaaacaggaaatatcattaaatttgaattaaggTCATCATTTTTAGTTCCCCCAATTCACTCATACATGCAATgcttttttgttggttttttgccAGGAACTTTGTTACCATGCGTTGACTCAAATCCATGTCAAAATGGCGGCACCTGTGTGCCAGTAGGAACTACCGCCACGTGTGTATGCAACACCTGCATGTATACAGGAAGGTTCTGTCAAACAGGTGAAAAAGAATGAGAGAACGATATCCTTCTTTTGCAATCCGCTTTAATACATGTCTTTTCATTGACTTATAAAAAAATGCTTCAAGTATATACGCGATTATCATCATGTACATAATAGTCATTCAGGATTAAAAGATGTGTGTTCTGCCGAAATTGATTTTTCATCAGcagtttttgttaaatttaatgttaacatttatacACATAGATCGGatatcaatatttacataaaatgaagagagattttatttatacgaaacattaaaaaaagcaTGATGAAAAGCGCCTTCCTGAATTTCTTTTAGCTGTAGGCCATGTCTGCACGTTTGAGAGTTCGAGCTGCTTTCTGGTGGACTCCGCCAATGATAATTTCGATTGGACAAGACAGCAggtaaaaaatctaaaaaatgaatCTATTTACCTTTTCGTGCAATGATCGCTTCGTTCGTATCGCCCGTATGAACAATCAAAGAGATCTtatcattgtttatattaagaTTTCTCTGTAAGTTATCGTTGTTTTCGATCAATGTTTTACATGAAAGGGACAGCCAATTCTTCCGTATATGGCAATTAATACAATGAAAAGGAAATCTGCGTTTTCTCTGTTGCtaaatttgctaaaaaaaaaaaataaaagcacgAATATAATCTTCTCAAAGTAAACTTCAAAACTACTAGACGCCATCAAAGAAtgtaaatttatgaataaattcaTACACGTGTGTACAAATTGTTGAAATTTGGTTAGGTTTTGTCAGtagtgaaataaaacacaataatttttctttaaaaaaaaaaatagaggagAAATCTCCCAAATGATACGTTGTCTCGGTcatttatatatcaatttcaCCATCAGTATCGTATGCAGCAAAATTATGTTACAAAACATATATGGAAGTCAAAGAAATGGAGTTAAGAGCTAAACtgttattttgttgtaaaataacaaaaatgattgtgatttcattgataatttCGTTATTTATTAGTATGGTACACCATCTAAATACACTGGGCCTGCCGGTGCCTATGAGGGACAATACTATCTATACACAGAAGGATCATATCCCAGAGTACAAGGGGACAAAGCCATCCTGGAGAGCAACCTAGTTTTtgaaggtaaatattttttttctatttaaatgcCCCTTTACTTTTCAATACAATTGCTTTTCTCGTTTCCTTAAGTAAAATAGAAGAAATACACAActcttgttttatatttaagtagTGAGGAatgtaaattattgttttaGTCAATGAGTATGTTACATAAACGGAACAGCCAATTCTTCCATTTATAGAAGTTACTATTATAACTGTAATAGGAAGTCTGGCGTCAGTCCGTACATTTCATGCCTTTTATGTCATCCATCACGAAATAATAAATGCCCATCAAACATCAGAACATTACCGAGATGAGTTAAGCTTCATGAGGCACCGTTTAACTATACCAACATCTTTGTTGAATTAAAGCTAAAACCTACTGCTTGAAAATGCAATATTACATGCGAGACGAACGGCCTACCAGCATGGGGTCACTGTACGTCAAAACAAAGCAAGGATCCAACCCCGCCGTTACCAGATTCCAAAAGTCCGGACACCAAGGATCTGATTGGAAAAGCCTGCAACTCAATCTGAGCTTAGATTCGCAAACAAAAGTGAGTGGTGTTGTTTACGTTACAGATAATCATCTCTAGAACCATTTCAGATCAGTTTCAGATTGAAAGTATAGGCAAACAACAGAAATTCataaaatagatataaaaaaaactggtaCACAAATGATCTATGATATCTTCTGCAAACACCAGAgtgtatatatattatcttACCTAAAGATTTATAagcaattaaaaattttttttatttgaacatcattttatttgttaattgttCACTGTAaagttatgtttatttttattagatTATCATAGAGAGTGTTCGGGGAGCGAGTTGGGCCAGTGATATCGCCATTGATGACGTCAGATTGAGTGGTTGTCCTTGTTAATTACTGCATTGCATGCAGCCGTTGTGAATTGCACACTCTCTCCTACGCAAACTAGGCCATTTCCAAGTATCAGATGAAACGCTACAAACCTACAAACCTTTCTGTTTGATAGGAAATAATGAATGTTTTTTCTTACTTATGTTGATGATTGGTATCAATATTTGTTCTAACTATTGAtcatttttatagatttaattatatacatttcttctttgttttttcCTTTCTattcataataaagtaaaaattaaaaaaattcgtTTTCGTGTTGTAACTTCAAAATTGGGATTAGATACAAGTATGTAATGGTAATATGCAGATGGCAAAGCGAAATCATTATGTATATATCGCGGATTTGATTCCTAAAGTATGCAAGATCGGACTCTAAGGTCGTCAGTCTCCCCTGTTTACATCTAAACTTAGGCTTACCTATGAGCGGACGTAAACTTTCAAATATATTGATgcaatgttaattattttccaAAGATgtatttaatgataatttttagattttgtCAGTTGTCCCATTCCTCTTTCCAtctctcaatttttttattttactttctctCACTCTAAATCCTTTTCTCTCTGTTCTTACATAATACAAAACCTGCTATTTATCTATctctttctgtctgtctgtcagtctgtctctctctttctccatTTTCCTTTACGTTCCTACAAAATCCTATTTGTATTGTAAGCTGTATAATTCGCTTAAAACttaacgaatgacactcaaattttggttgcctatcaAAATTgctttactgaagcattgtaaacattaaaatcggaaaaataatttttgaccaaaatcgtgaccacgccCTTTTCATGTGTATAATGTTTAAAGTCATCTACTGACACAGAATAAAAACTAACtgcatgtttataaaaaaaaaacaaaaaacctttaAGCTGTCATCTTTGATAATATTTCATGTCATCTACATGTAAGGCAAGGGTTAAGGCTAGTAGGGGATATATATATTTGACTTATTGTTTTATTCTGCtcaggaatttcaatgaaagaaatgagtaaAATGACATTTAGAAAAGGGAAAGAGAATGAAGCCATCTATCAAAGTTaaaatactgtgaaatcatttggAAAGAGTTCAAGGGGAGGGTTGTAACAGTAAATGGTGTTATCTTCCATTGactattcatttaaacaataaaatgctttctttggtgattcattcgggatatgaaggtagcgacattgcagaaaaaaaatacataacccgcgtcaGCCTAATTGTCTCCTGtaagactttgagtctgacatcattatgattatttcgtgcagtccgtgatttttcttaggtcgctgaaggtttcgaccaatcgataaactcggcgtgtcaatttcagtcctgttactttcttgtcagtttcagccgctgtagactccgaccaatcgataaattgggcgtgtagattttagtctggctgtttctatagagctatgaattaactataattttccgtaagaaatagaggaaataatacttggtatatgtaaatataatattaaaagttttgtttttttttactccgGAAGGAAACTTAAtataatgcatatatgagactcctcgacaggAGTGGTTATGGGccatggtactcaggtgaccgttaaggcctattgccctcttgttattttttatgtcCAATAAAAGCCCTAAGTGTATAGATATTTTTACCGTTATTGAGGTATCTAGAGAACAATAGCGTAGAAGCCGCCCTTCATCTAATTTTTAGGGCTAAGTTGCTAAAGTTTCATGGTTGCAAATGTTCCTCAAAACATTATTCTTTAGGTAGTATTACTTATACTTACTACTTataactcggttatagcgaagtacGAGAGACAAATGGATTTACCTcattatatccgtaattcgttatatccgtatgacgaattcgtaataataacttTAGCGAATTCactgtatacattttttttcaccagactattattaacattaattgaggcattaaataaatattcattactTTGTGAATTACAATCACAATTCACAATTACTcaattgtgaattaaaaattatttatgaaaaaaaaaatcattcaaactattatgatAAATAGTAGTGCAAACTGTTTTAtctgtaaagaaattcgttataaaagtgttcGTTTTAATTCACCTTTACGGGACTCAAAATGAGTTCGCTATAAATCcgtaaatttgttatatccgaATTCATTAAAACCgttaaaatttacaaagattTGTTAGGATTTTACCGAAGACTcaaaaaacttcgctatatccgagaatttGCTATTtctgtgttcgtactaaacgagttttactgtactatTTTTAAGTTAAGATTTAGTCAGATTTTAGAGTCtagaataatcattttttttttattaagttttatatctggttttttttcataaatcaaaaatcaaaaaatcaaaatttatgcaCATTTCTGATAAATGTGTAACTGatctaaaaagaaaacccaacaacttcctatcttgaaaactgtaggatgagttatccgtacaatttGGGCACGGTATAGAGATGGCGATGGATAGGGTATGTGCTATTGAAACTTACCAACGTtacactttgaaaaattacgcactttgaaaactTAGTTCAAAGTGCATTATATCgtcgatatcaacgcactttgaaaaaaaaattgttcagggTTTAGtcgaaataatatataattttagatacaataaataattgttttaaccttGTGTATCTTAATGGGATATATTCTAGACCCCAATCCTTCTCAGCTAAGCTGATAAACAGTTTCttgattagaatttttttttccttttctcaTAAGCTTACGttgttttacaatttacaaaaaaaacaattcgGGAGATTagaattatccaaatatgaccTAAACTGCACCGTTTAGCAAATGCATTGGTGCATTGTGCTGTGCCAGAAAAAAAGTTATCTAATTCATTTATTGATGATAAAGATAatgtataacatatttcaactgtCTTCAATTGCATGTGcttataaacaaacatgatgtgaaaaaaggATACGTGAGTTATGGttattaaaaaacataataaacTTTTAGAAGATCAGTGCGAGATGAAAAACACGTTCTAATGCTTAACGTTTGGCaatgtatatgtaatttttttttttataatgaagtgATTTACTTGATTAGAATTATAAAAGAGGGTCTCTGTTGAAACACTTATAGATCCTTTAACATACCattggagaaattattgtttgtccagctcgtttttttttacaatatcaatGTACTTAATTTACAACAAAGCGTATTTCTTTTTCCGATTTTATACATTTGCTTTAtgttgctgaatatcatatattttttggaaGGAAAAAGGAAGAGACGGGGACCTTCTATCTGTAATCAATGAAATGAAGTACTGGTTAttgacctgtatctttggtCAACCCACACCCCCACCCTTATCCCCGTTTCTAAAGACAGTAAATAAGATTCAtaaatgttaacaaatcatcatactataAACAATTTAGGAATTTAATTCCAGaattttgaattataatttttttttcaaagtgcgttaagtgtctcgatgctaaaaaatgttaatgtacattcataacgcactttgaattttttttcaaagtgggttaactgggtccaaaatttaacgcacttaaaaactttcaaagtgcgtaatttttttcaaagtgcgttgcaaCATACCAACAACATCACAAGAGAAGCACTGCAATGGACACAAGAAGGGAAAAGAAAACCCGGTCGACCCtagaaaaaggaaaaagaaatgATAGAACACAAATTTACATGGATAGAACTGGAGACGGTGGCTCAAGACAAGACAAGTGGAAAAGTCTAGAGTTTGCCCTATATGCCCCCGGGCATAGCAAggacttggggggggggggggggggaggggggtgtgataaatgtacaattgatctgcaaaacaacaatttcctatcttgaaaactgtaggattGTTATCCGTACAATTGATGTACCTTTTGGCACCCGCCCTTCCACCCGCCTTTTTCACCATTTCGATAACCCGATTTTTTGTTTAGAAAACCCGGTTGAAAATCAAATTCCATGTAATGTGCACTTGTCTTAtaaatgtacaattgatctgcgaATCAAAAACgtcatattttgaaaaactgttggaggagttatccgtacaaaaGGTTTACCGCATTGGCAGCCGCTCGCTAGCCATTTTTACCATTTCAATAATCAAATTTTTTCTATGGAAAATCGGTTAAAAAGGTTAAACTTTGTTCAAcgtgtttttaacaaaatagatATGAGTACTTAACcttgaaaaccttgaaaattgATGACGCTTTTTGACGTTatctttgtttgtttggttttttgttgttctttttgcttttttttcttttctttcttaacCTTATAagcttaaaatgaaatatgaagaaaatcGGCTCTTGGAGTTTATTTCGTGTCTGACGAATGAAATATATCCAGAACACAAACAGTTAGGCATTTGCTATGTTCTTTACCTCCTGCACGCACTCTGATAGAGCCTCAGTGATTAtttgaatcaaagtactgaaagtactgtagGCCAGACTCTTTTAGATAACGGTACATATTCCATTGCAATAAGACTAACTTTCAATTGACTTTATTAAGTAAATATTCCTTTTAATAAGTCATACATCAATTAACATCTAGTTTGGCCAGAATGTTTGTGGATTAAATCTGAATTTAATCAAAAGTAATATCCAGGAATAGTGCCTATACAAGGACGTTTTCTTCTGGGCCTGTGTACTGTAGGCTTAATATGGGCAATGCAAATAATGgtgaattttgtaaagtgaatataaaaacatgatatttaaaTTGGACAGAAACGCATTGCGCGAATATGATGGTCTGGAACAGGCGGTTCattcaatcaaattttacattttgaccGCGGAAAACGAGTTTGAGACTTACAAGGACTTTGTCTTAATTCCAAACTaatcaaattaatttgtaaTATTGATTATAGTTATACGCCCACCCTTAAATTCTCCCGCATAGATTTTCCTCTGATTCATTCCACtaattcatgaacaaaaaatttaataacatttacatttttgtttgcCCAGACTCATGAAAAATTCAAACCCATGCGCATactctatttttattttattttaatatcatatttttattagcaaaaataGTAAAACATTAACTGCACTCTTTACtagatattttctattttaatttcaaatgaattttctacatgtaaaacaatattaatataACCGTCATGACTCTGTGGTGATGTGCTAATACTCCGAGGCATCAGAACTAGCGGCAGGAATTCGGATAAACAGATATAGCCCCGATGCCATCGGTGATACCTTCAACTGTTTAGTTATGTGTCAACTCTGTGTCGTAacccatatttttcttataattatcATCTTAGATACGTTTTGTTGTGACTCTATGGAAATGCATTTTACACTGAACGGAATTACATATTCTTGGATCTCAGAGTCGAACTCCCCGTAATAGAACGAACCGACTGGCTGGTCGGGAATACATCGTTCGCCTATTTCCCCGCGACCATTTCCTATCTTCAAAAGGGCACGTTTTATAGCACCTGTCCTCCTAACAGGGTGGCCGGTAGATACTGTAATTCTACTGATGTTGATTGGCTTTGGGTAAACAATCCTGTAAAAGTCGTTGGCTCTTAAACTTTTGACTGCAAAAAATGACATGTCGTTGCTTGTTAGATATGCGTTCTCTGGCAAAGATCCAGGGATTGCTTCCATATTGGAGATTACGTCTGCCACTGGATTGTCGaccttgatatcaaatttggTAAAGTCAATGGagtctttaaaacttttatcgGTCCATGGCGCGAGTTTTCCTTGCAATGAGGATATTTTCCCAACATGCTGAAACAGaccttttttatgaaatatggGAGAGACTTGATTATGAAGAATTCTAAAATTCGTCAGCAAAAGATCGCACGGCAACACATTGTACATAGACAAAAGATAGCTAGCCAATCTTGGCAAGGTTTCAGAACGCAATAATTTCCCGATAAAACCCATCCGagaaaattcaaaaacaatCCAAGGAATAGCAATTTTTTGACTGATTAAGTTCCTAATATCGGCGTAAAAATCACTAGCCGCTATCACATCGTCTTCGATTTGCAGATAAAATTCAGAGACTTGCTTACTGTACCACATCAAATAAGCATAATCTATATTTTGTTTCGACCTCCATGCAACTCTGTCTTTGGAGTCCCCATTTAAGTTTGCGTTAATACCCAGATCTGGATAAATATTTCGGGGACTGTGAATCACTTGAAGAAAACCCGTGTTTATATGTTCCGAATATATTTCGCTTATTTGTTGACTCATCTCCAAGTTCCATGTTTTATTGAAATCCGACATGAAGATGACAATAGTAATGTTTTCTTTCTCGGTGTCTGAAGTCACTGCTATGATTGACGACACAGTGGAAGAGAGATACCGGTCCCCCTCGAGTTTCCGTCTTACCACAGGTATACCAATGGTCAGGTAGCCTGCAACACAAACAAGTGAATCTCGTAACTCCcagattataaaatataataaatgtgATCGATATCTTCGTCGCATCTGTAATGCAATGTAGTTCATCGGACTATAATGACCTCGGCATTTAAACTTAAGCCACTGTGGAAgagaaaatattctaaaatttaagTACTATTGCTCACTTAATATGGATAGAGAAAGAGGGggcgacagacagacagacagacgaagGATTTATAATACAGGTAataataatatgtacatgtattatcattcaTCGGAATACTTTTTTCtgtgtaaaattgtaaatataaacaggaataagtaaaatgtttaatttaataggTGTGTCATATGGGCtctgaaggtagcgatcattgcgaTCAAGACTTGCTCCCTCCTACTCGCATTGGTGGCcaacaaagaaaacatttgatTGTCTAATCTAAAGCAGAACATACAAAAGGTGAAAGCTGACAAAAAGTTACTATGATGGAGCTTGGTAAGGCATATTGAACGAAGGAGAAATTACCGGTCTTTTTCTTGGGTCGCCCAAAAAGAACTGTGTTTTCTGACCACGCTGCTTTGCCCCTCGAGATAAATTTGTCCGGACCCTCAAGTAACATCGGCGTTAGGCTGTTCTTCTTTTGCTGTTTTATATGCTTCAATATGAAACATATAGGGTTTTGAAGGTAAGAAAATGGTTACTTATTACTATTTTTGAATTCAATCTaaggttttgattttttttttagaaaaaaattttgtagATGACCCAGATTAGCTAAACaatatcaattataaaaaaaaattgtatatatgtgAATCGCAGTTACTTAATTTACAAAGGAAGAAGAAGATGCCTTTTCAATCAGTTTGTCTGTCGTCGATCTTTCTCGATTTGTTGTCGTCCTAATAGTTAACAATGATGACACGTGCCTTTCACGCTGGGCGACTGCAAGAGACTCGTATGCACGTTGTAGATCGAAAAAAGAGCTTTGTGGACATTTAGATCTAGTAACTGCAAATAAATCAAGTTGAAAGgttaaaccaatgaaaaaatCTCATGGGTAAACATTTCTTATTTCAAACGACTTTACAAGAAAAGACATGGTTGATATATGTTCGAACCAGAAATTTTtcccgaggggggggggggataattttGTATTCCAGAGGAAGTCCAAGGCCTGTTTTAGATAATATAGTcctgtgtaaatttaataa carries:
- the LOC128183201 gene encoding alpha-1,6-mannosyl-glycoprotein 4-beta-N-acetylglucosaminyltransferase-like isoform X2; the protein is MLLEGPDKFISRGKAAWSENTVLFGRPKKKTGYLTIGIPVVRRKLEGDRYLSSTVSSIIAVTSDTEKENITIVIFMSDFNKTWNLEMSQQISEIYSEHINTGFLQVIHSPRNIYPDLGINANLNGDSKDRVAWRSKQNIDYAYLMWYSKQVSEFYLQIEDDVIAASDFYADIRNLISQKIAIPWIVFEFSRMGFIGKLLRSETLPRLASYLLSMYNVLPCDLLLTNFRILHNQVSPIFHKKGLFQHVGKISSLQGKLAPWTDKSFKDSIDFTKFDIKVDNPVADVISNMEAIPGSLPENAYLTSNDMSFFAVKSLRANDFYRIVYPKPINISRITVSTGHPVRRTGAIKRALLKIGNGRGEIGERCIPDQPVGSFYYGEFDSEIQEYVIPFSVKCISIESQQNVSKMIIIRKIWVTTQS
- the LOC128183201 gene encoding alpha-1,6-mannosyl-glycoprotein 4-beta-N-acetylglucosaminyltransferase-like isoform X1, with translation MMYWNRCCQSKVRPLAVLGVAVLCCMLVRWIASFSFTRSKCPQSSFFDLQRAYESLAVAQRERHVSSLLTIRTTTNRERSTTDKLIEKHIKQQKKNSLTPMLLEGPDKFISRGKAAWSENTVLFGRPKKKTGYLTIGIPVVRRKLEGDRYLSSTVSSIIAVTSDTEKENITIVIFMSDFNKTWNLEMSQQISEIYSEHINTGFLQVIHSPRNIYPDLGINANLNGDSKDRVAWRSKQNIDYAYLMWYSKQVSEFYLQIEDDVIAASDFYADIRNLISQKIAIPWIVFEFSRMGFIGKLLRSETLPRLASYLLSMYNVLPCDLLLTNFRILHNQVSPIFHKKGLFQHVGKISSLQGKLAPWTDKSFKDSIDFTKFDIKVDNPVADVISNMEAIPGSLPENAYLTSNDMSFFAVKSLRANDFYRIVYPKPINISRITVSTGHPVRRTGAIKRALLKIGNGRGEIGERCIPDQPVGSFYYGEFDSEIQEYVIPFSVKCISIESQQNVSKMIIIRKIWVTTQS